The window TGTCATTCTTTTTACTTTTTGATACATAGCAGCCCTCCTTATTTAAATAGAGCAAGCTCCACCGATAGGCTCTACTTTATAAACACCCAACTCTTTTCCTTTTGTGTCTATAACATGAACAGCACAGGCAATACATGGGTCAAAGGAGTGTATAGTCTTCAGTATCTCAAGGGGCTGGTCTGGGTTTGAGAGAGTAGTTCCTATTAAGGATGCCTCATAGGCTCCCATTCTGTTTTTGTAATCTCTTGGTGCTCCATTCCATGTGGAAGGAACAACAGCCTGATAGTTTTCTACTTTTCCGTCTTTTATCCTAATCCAGTGTCCCAGTGCTCCCCTTGGGGCTTCTGTCAGGCCATAACCTTTTCTTTCCTGACCTTTTGTTAGTTTTTCAAAATCATATTCTGTCCATGTGCTTAAATCTCCGGCAGCAACATTTTTAGAAAGTTCCGTTAACCATTCTTTCATTACATCAACCATTAAAGCCGTTTCTACAGCCCTTGCTGCTGTTCTTCCAACAGTTGAAAATAGCGCTTTAGCAGGAAGGTTTCCAGATTTTAGTAGCCAATCAACATAATGTTTTATTCTTTCGTCACCTCTTGCATATCCTACTATCATTCTGGCTAATGGTCCCACTTCTACCCTGTGGTCATCATAGATTGGAGATTTTATCCATGAGTATTTTCCTTTAGGGTCTAATGTTCCATCTGGTTTGAAACCTGTATATTTCGGATTTGTTTGTCCTTCAAATGGATGTAATGGTTTATCTGTTCCCTTATATTCATACCAGCTGTGGGTTACGTCTTCTGTTATTTTTGATTGGTCAACATCATAAACTTTGGTTAAATCCATGTTTAAAACAAGTCCCCTTGGGAATAAAGTTTTTCCCTGATACCATGGGTTATCGTCCATTCTAAAATCACCGTAAGCCATATAGTTTCCTAATCCTCTTCCTATTCCGGCTAAAGCTTCTTCTGCATAAACGGTTCCTGCCATTAAAATATCAGGTAGATATGCCCTGTATATAAACTCTCTGGATAAGGCAAGTATATCTCCAAACTGGCCAAGTCTTGCAGGGTTTTTAATATCCTGAACACATGTAACACCGCCTACAACCAGTGATTGTGGATGAGGGTTTTTACCTCCGAAAATGGCCATAAGCTTTGCCATTTCCCTCTGTATCTGCAGTGCATCAAGATAATGGGCTACAGCTACAAGATTTTGTTCCGGGGTGAATTTATAAGATTTGTTTCCCCAGTATGCATTGGCAAATGGCCCTAGTCTTCCGGCTTTTACAAATTTTGTAAGTCTATCCTGAACGGCTTTAAATTCTCCTGCTCCATCTTTCCATGGTCTTATAGTTTCTCCGGTAATAGGGTCTTTTAACATAGATGCCCATTTCTTTGCTTCTTCTGCAGCTTTCGCAGGATCAGCTTTTAAGGCTGATACCACATCAACCCAATCTAAAGCGTGAAGATGGTAAAAATGAACTGTATGGTCATGTATATAAAGAGAACCTTGGATAAGATTTCTAACAAGTCTTGCATTTTTTGGTGGAACTATTCCAAGGGCATGTTCAACTGTTTGTGTTGATGTGTAATAATGGGTTCCTGTGCATACTCCACATATTCTCATTGCAAGGAGAGGCACATCTCTGGGGTCTCTTCCTTTCATGATTACTTCTATTCCACGCCACATCGTAGAAGAACTGTATGCATCAACTATTTTGTTATTCTCATCCAAAATTGCTTCTATTCTTAAATGCCCTTCAATCCTTGTTATTGGGTCAACCACCACATGTTTTCCCATATCTTAAACCTCCTATTGTTCTTCATTTGTTTCATCTTTTTTGCCTGCAATGGCACTTGCTACGGCATGAATACCAATTCCAATTGCTGTCGCTGTAAGAATACCGAGACCTACTTCATCTACTGTTGCTTCAACTCCGTTTAGTCCCGGAGGATGAATATCGCTGTTTGCAAGGGGTCTTTCTGTTGCATATTTGTCCCAAAATCCTGGCTCGGAACATCCAATACATCCTCTACCTACACCGATAGGCCAGTTAGTTCCTTCGTTGTATCTAACTATTGAACAGTTATTAAATGTAAATGGTCCTTTACAACCCATCTTATACAGACAGAAATTATTTTTTGCTCCCTCATCTCCCCATTCCTCAACGAACTCCCCGGCATCAAAGTGGGCTCTTCTTTCACAGTTATCATGAATTCTGTATCCAAAAGCAAATTTTGGTCTTAAAAGACTGTCAAGCTCCGGAAGTTCTCCGGTAAGGATATAATGAATAACAACACCTGTTATATTTGCAGGATTTGCAGGACATGCAGGGATATTAACAACAGGTTTTCCTTTTACTATATCCATTACACCAACGGCACCTGTTGGATTTGGATAAGCTGCAGGAACACCTCCAAAACATGCGCAGGCACCAACAGCTATAACAGCAGCTGCATGGTCAGCCAGTTCTTTTACATGCTCAACCCCTGTTTTAGGATGTCTTCCAATGGTAAATGCTTCAGGCATTCCAGCAGGAATAGAACCTTCCACAAACAGTAGATATTTTCCATCAAAATCTTTGACTGCTTTTCTTAGATTTTCTTCAGCCTGGTCTCCTGCAGCAGCCATTATAACTTCCTGATACTCAACAGAAAGATAATCTAAAATAAGCTCATCAACTGTTGGGGAATAACTTCTGAGTAACGCCTCTGTGTTTCCAGCACAATCCTGGATATTTATCCATATAATTGGAACTCTGTTCATTACTTCTGCAGCCTGTGCTACAAGGGGCTCAAATTGAGGTGGAAGCATAAGCATTGCAGTTGTTGCAGAAACCCATTTTAAGAAATCCCTTCTGGAAAGTTCCCATGTCTCAAGAAGTTCCTGAAATTTGATTTCTGCTTCCCTAACAGGTTGCTGGGCTTTAAGCTCTTTGAGTCTTTTTTCCATTTTTTTGTAGAGATTATCGTAATACTCTTTACCGCGGTTTGTGTTTATGTAGTTGGTGGGTTTAGTAAAGATAGACCTTAAATGTTCCCTATCAAAGAACTGCATAAGATAGCCCTCCTAATGAATAATCATTCATTAATTTAATGATGAATGAATTTTCTTTCAGTGTCAATAGGAAATATGAAAAAAATCATAGTTTCTTGTTTTAAGTTTTTGAAAATCGTTAAATTTCAATGGGTTGTGCAGACTGAACAAACATCAAAGCTTCTTAAAACCATTTCTGCAAGAAGAGAAGAACGCAAGCCTTTTATTGCTTTTTCTGCAGGGGATAAATATTTAGGACATCTGGGACCCAAATTCCATGTGGAAGGTGTGATTATATTGTATTTCTGGATTTTTCCTTCTTTAACCTGTATCTCATGGATTAATGACCCCCTTGCAGCCTCACAGGAACCAAAGGCTTTTCCTTCTAATTCTTTTATATCTTTTTTAGGTTTTATATATGAAGGTTCTTTGATATCTAACTGTTTAAGCCATTCTTTCATTGAAAGAAGTAGCTTTAAAACCTCATCAATTCTTGCCCATGTTCTTACCAGATAGCTATCTTTAAAATCTTTTACAAGATTTAAAAATAGTTCATCTCTGTTATTGATTCTTCTCGCCAAGGGACTGGTTTCATAAGGTAATCCATCATACCTAACAGCCTTAGCCCATGAATATCTGTTTTTATCAAATGAAAAACCGTTTTCCGTTAAAAAGGAGTAAGCATCAACTTCTTTTATTTTATTTATATCAAAATCTTTTCTTTTCCTTTTTGTTGCCCCTTTTGAA of the Persephonella sp. genome contains:
- a CDS encoding nickel-dependent hydrogenase large subunit is translated as MGKHVVVDPITRIEGHLRIEAILDENNKIVDAYSSSTMWRGIEVIMKGRDPRDVPLLAMRICGVCTGTHYYTSTQTVEHALGIVPPKNARLVRNLIQGSLYIHDHTVHFYHLHALDWVDVVSALKADPAKAAEEAKKWASMLKDPITGETIRPWKDGAGEFKAVQDRLTKFVKAGRLGPFANAYWGNKSYKFTPEQNLVAVAHYLDALQIQREMAKLMAIFGGKNPHPQSLVVGGVTCVQDIKNPARLGQFGDILALSREFIYRAYLPDILMAGTVYAEEALAGIGRGLGNYMAYGDFRMDDNPWYQGKTLFPRGLVLNMDLTKVYDVDQSKITEDVTHSWYEYKGTDKPLHPFEGQTNPKYTGFKPDGTLDPKGKYSWIKSPIYDDHRVEVGPLARMIVGYARGDERIKHYVDWLLKSGNLPAKALFSTVGRTAARAVETALMVDVMKEWLTELSKNVAAGDLSTWTEYDFEKLTKGQERKGYGLTEAPRGALGHWIRIKDGKVENYQAVVPSTWNGAPRDYKNRMGAYEASLIGTTLSNPDQPLEILKTIHSFDPCIACAVHVIDTKGKELGVYKVEPIGGACSI
- a CDS encoding hydrogenase small subunit, with amino-acid sequence MQFFDREHLRSIFTKPTNYINTNRGKEYYDNLYKKMEKRLKELKAQQPVREAEIKFQELLETWELSRRDFLKWVSATTAMLMLPPQFEPLVAQAAEVMNRVPIIWINIQDCAGNTEALLRSYSPTVDELILDYLSVEYQEVIMAAAGDQAEENLRKAVKDFDGKYLLFVEGSIPAGMPEAFTIGRHPKTGVEHVKELADHAAAVIAVGACACFGGVPAAYPNPTGAVGVMDIVKGKPVVNIPACPANPANITGVVIHYILTGELPELDSLLRPKFAFGYRIHDNCERRAHFDAGEFVEEWGDEGAKNNFCLYKMGCKGPFTFNNCSIVRYNEGTNWPIGVGRGCIGCSEPGFWDKYATERPLANSDIHPPGLNGVEATVDEVGLGILTATAIGIGIHAVASAIAGKKDETNEEQ